CCTAGCTCGAGGCTCGCCGCAACCAGCAGCCCCTCGGCGCCCAAGGCAGCCTACAGCCCCGCGCAGTCGCACGAGTACTCGCTCGCCGGTTTCAGGCCCTCGCCCATGAGTCTGATCTCGGCAACGTCCGCCGGCGCGAGCACGACGACAACGCCCTCTGCTGCTTACGGGCTTCCCTACCCAGGTCAGCTGCCGCCCCTCGACGCCATGACCGCCAGTTCGCTTATGTCACAGCATCACGCGGCCGCGGCCGCCCTCAAAAACGGCCTCGCCAGCCATCCGTACATCAGCTACGCTCGCATGAAGACGCCCTCGGGCGGAGACACCCTCGTGCCCGTCTGCCGCGACCCTTACTGCAACGGCTGCCAGCTCAACAGCCACCTGCTGGCAAGCACGTCCACCGCCTCTGGCGTCAACGGCGGCAAGCTCCCGGTAACGAGTCAAGCAGGCCCTTGCCCGGCCGGCTGCGCCCAGTGCGACCACAAACCCTCTGCGGCAGCCGCCGCGGCCGCGGCCCAACTCGCCGCTGCGTCCTCGCCCTACGCCGCCTACGCACACGCCCAGTTGGTCGCCCTAGCGGCCGCCTCGCAGATGCATCCCTACGTCTGCAACTGGATCGGCAGCGACGCCGCCTACTGCGGCAAGAGATTCTCTACCTCGGACGAGCTGCTGCAGCACTTCCGCGGACACACGGGCCAGCCGAGCGCCGAATCGGCAGCCGGCGCCACCGCCGCCACCACTGCAGCGGCCCTGTCGCTCCTGACGCCGCCCGGTCTAGGGCCTGGACACCCCCTCCTCTCCAGGACGTACCCCACGCCGCCGCTCAGCCCGCTGGCCACCGCGCGCTACCACCCCTACGGCAAACCCTACGCCGGGCCACCGGGACTGTCCACACTGGGGCTGCCTCTGCCGCCGCCCCCTCACCCCGCAGGCCTGCCGCCCTACTTCTCGCCCTACGCCTCGCTCTACGCGAACTCGAGGCTCGGCGCCGCCTCCGGCATGCATCCCTAAGCCGCTGCAGCCGTGTGATAAAAACCGTTTGACTGTGATTCTTCGACtttgattatatatatatccctCGCCGTCGTCGCAAAAGAGACAGCCAAGGACATGCAAATCGAGAGCCGGCGTCGACTATAGGTATAGCGCTTGCGAGTCCGCGTAGTCTCTGTgtcttacattttcttatctTCCCCGTCGCCTGCTCTTTCTATTCTATCATTGTGTAGCTCTTGTACAGCGCCGAGTCGCGCTGCGGCTTTCTCTTCCCCGGTATATATTTGTACTTATACGCACATTTGGCGTAAACGACGAGCGCGATCGGAATAGAAAGAGAGACACGTGTACGATACTACTCCGACAGATTCGAAAAGAAGAGCAGTACAAAGCGCTACGCACACGACTTGTCGAACCCATAAATTA
The sequence above is a segment of the Nasonia vitripennis strain AsymCx chromosome 3, Nvit_psr_1.1, whole genome shotgun sequence genome. Coding sequences within it:
- the LOC100122980 gene encoding zinc finger protein Elbow, with amino-acid sequence MLTSNANQYLRPEYLTPLPTTLDAKKSPLALLAQTCSQIGIDPPSSKPLLQVSPDKSGKSSGKSDARDKSSPGTGHSSTPSGTATYSPPTSEGAKSSSFKPYESCISRDKDASPEQPQQQRVPSTHSASGSSSNRSRTPGNKRCSSNQSASSSGGRAMTPQGRKSSTPSNEPTASSGGSNPRESPSSRLAATSSPSAPKAAYSPAQSHEYSLAGFRPSPMSLISATSAGASTTTTPSAAYGLPYPGQLPPLDAMTASSLMSQHHAAAAALKNGLASHPYISYARMKTPSGGDTLVPVCRDPYCNGCQLNSHLLASTSTASGVNGGKLPVTSQAGPCPAGCAQCDHKPSAAAAAAAAQLAAASSPYAAYAHAQLVALAAASQMHPYVCNWIGSDAAYCGKRFSTSDELLQHFRGHTGQPSAESAAGATAATTAAALSLLTPPGLGPGHPLLSRTYPTPPLSPLATARYHPYGKPYAGPPGLSTLGLPLPPPPHPAGLPPYFSPYASLYANSRLGAASGMHP